A region from the Coffea eugenioides isolate CCC68of chromosome 9, Ceug_1.0, whole genome shotgun sequence genome encodes:
- the LOC113783250 gene encoding protein ALP1-like produces MVRDFGGLRPTRNMSLEEIVAMFVYTLAHHEKNRTIGLTFFRSGETVSRQFNLCLLAVLKLHDLLLENPEPITDECTDDRWKYFKNCLGALDGTLIKVTPPSDQKPRYRTRKASIATNVLGVCSPNMRFIYVLPGWEGSAHDGRVLRNAISRPNGLRVPQGCYYLVDAGYCNAKGFLAPFRGQRYHLNEFHGRRPETPEEFYNMKHSKARNVIERCFGLLKGRWKILASPSFFTIRTQVRIIMACCLLHNLIRKFMSYDPQEQMPCEVSDSEEDESDVDDGEMEYITTITPSDDWTNFRNNLAEEMFTTWRATFDG; encoded by the exons ATGGTTAGAGATTTTGGGGGTTTGAGACCCACAAGAAACATGAGTTTAGAAGAAATTGTTGCCATGTTTGTGTACACTTTGGCTCACCATGAAAAAAATAGAACGATTGGCCTTACATTTTTCCGAAGTGGAGAAACAGTGAGTCGCCAATTTAATCTTTGTCTTCTAGCAGTATTAAAATTACATGACTTGCTACTCGAGAATCCTGAGCCTATTACTGATGAGTGCACAGACGACAGATGGAAATATTTTAAG AACTGTCTTGGAGCTTTAGATGGGACTTTAATTAAAGTGACACCACCTAGTGATCAGAAGCCAAGATATCGAACAAGAAAAGCAAGTATTGCAACAAATGTATTAGGAGTTTGTTCCCCAAACATGAGATTTATATATGTTTTGCCTGGTTGGGAAGGTTCTGCACATGATGGTCGTGTGCTTCGAAATGCTATCTCTAGACCTAATGGTCTTAGAGTACCACAAG GTTGTTATTACTTGGTGGATGCTGGATATTGCAATGCAAAGGGATTTCTTGCCCCATTTCGAGGGCAAAGATATCACCTTAATGAATTTCATGGTCGTCGACCAGAGACACCTGAAGAATTTTATAATATGAAGCATTCCAAAGCGAGAAATGTGATAGAGAGATGTTTTGGACTACTAAAAGGAAGATGGAAAATTCTAGCATCACCTTCATTTTTTACAATTCGAACACAAGTACGAATTATAATGGCTTGTTGTTTATTGCATAACTTGATTCGAAAGTTCATGTCCTATGATCCACAAGAACAAATGCCATGTGAAGTGTCAGACAGTGAAGAGGATGAAAGTGATGTCGACGATGGAGAAATGGAGTATATAACAACTATTACACCAAGTGATGACTGGACCAATTTTAGAAACAATTTAGCTGAAGAAATGTTCACCACCTGGCGAGCTACATTTGATGGTTGA